The Ailuropoda melanoleuca isolate Jingjing chromosome 15, ASM200744v2, whole genome shotgun sequence genomic sequence tgggctccacatggaacttacttaaaaaaaaattaaaaacaccaaaactttaaaataaaaataaatttttaatgtacagaagaaaatactagaagtataccaaaatgttaatagttttaTGGGTGGGTTGTGGGGTTATGGGAAAAGgggatgatttttcttttactgcatAGATTTACTGTATCATACTGGTTTTCTATGACTATATATTACTTCTATTTATAATAatgcattttaacttttttgtcaagtaagctctaggcccaacatagggcttgaactcaccaccccaaggatcaaaagctgcatgctctaccaaactgagccagtcaggcactccTATTAACGGCGCATTTTAAACTTTTGCATAAAAGtggtggaaaaataaaattgcatgcaacacaagaaacaacgcTTACTTGCTAAATGGCACAATGTAGAATCTTTACATTTCTGAAACATAAGGGAACAAATGTCAAAGATAAACCCTAAGAATTACATTTGAAATACTGAActacagggatgcctggctggcttagttggtggagcaagcaactcttgatttcaggtttgtgagctcgagccccacactgcgcgagctttaaaaaaattttaaaatatatatttaagctgCATTCCAGAAAAGTATGCTATAAAGACAAAAGATCGTATTATTACTGTGAGAGTGGAACtgaggagcagaggcaggtgtacaaagggaaagaaatgaccTAACAGCCAACTgcctaaaacaaaaaaacttttaagcTCTATGCTATGGAAAAGTAGAGAGCCTTATGTCTAGTAATAGTTTACCAATAAGTCCACTCATTACAGAGAGCTATTAATTAGATGGAAGATTCTGGTTTCGTGATTCCTTTTCACAACAAGGGAAACTTTTATAGctgtaattaaaataaaggaaaaccatTTAGGATTATTCTCaatgaaatcacatttatttactttaaaatttcccTATCTACTTGTTAAAGCTTTCAGACCTTGCCCCCTTTGGTTTTATAGAAAGTCCTCCAGGGATACTTCTTGGTTCCTGAAATTACTAAAATCCATTCCCAGGGCAGCAGCATCTTCAAATCTGTTCCCTGTGGGGTGTGACCCTCTCTTCACAATCCctcagaaaatgaatttaatcaACCTAAGAAGCTGTTTCTTGATTCGCTCTCCCCACAAAAAAATCTTTGATACCATAGATGACGAACTTCCAGTGATTCATGAAGGAAACATGTAAATCAGTGAAACATTGTAAACGAGTGAGCTGACTTCTGTAAAAGCAATCTATCTTGACGTGAAAACAGTATTAGCTCTAACACACTaggaacacagagaaaatgcattttttaggCTTCATTTTATGAATTCCCCAAgatgaaaatgagattttaaaaaatccataccTGACTAAGAAGTTGTCCatgaaaaatattattcacaACATTCAGAACCTGTTTGATAAGTTTCCTTTGAGAAGTGGGGATAAGAGCTGGTAACCTAGTACCAGTTGTCTCTAGTTCATGTTGTATTTTATCCAAAAGTTCACAAAGAAATTCCTGAGCATCCTGTTGGGCATAACCACGAAAAGCTGGAATTAGTCTCCACACGGAGTGTAGCATAGCAAATGGTGAGACCAAGGCCCACTTTCCAGACCACATGACTTGGAACAAAGTATGCAATTCATGACAGAGAGAAATGTATTGTGAACTTGGCTCCCTTGGCTGAATAAGTTCCATCTTTCTACTCTTTGATGCTCCACCACTTAGTCCTAATGATAAACTTGGATGTCTGGAGGGAGCACTGCCCGTATCTGTTTCttggcattcattcatttgatatACAGTATCTGTGATTGATGGATGCTTATAAGGTGATCTTGTCTTATCACTAGCTGTCACAGCCAGCCATTGGTTCagatcaagttttaaaaaacattgccgaaaaataagtaaatgactCAACACTTGAAGAACAGAATTCATATAGCaagtatttcccaaatttctcAATCCTGTTACACCAGGGGTTACTATCGGCCTTCGTTTACCTGAGGAGTCACTGGCTTTTTTTAACCTTACATCTTCTGAGGTAGATACTACTTTATCTTTTGCTGGTGATGCTGGGGTTTGTAGTGGAACTTGAACAGGAACTATTTCTACTGTGGTAGATTGAGCTAGACCTTGCAAACGTAAACTCTTTCTTGGATGTATAGTTTCCAATTCTGCTTTAACTTGATACTCTAATTCTTGTCGtcttttctttacttctctttttgctattttttcctgaaattgttcctcttgcctttttcttCCAGTGGGTGATTGCTCAAACCAAGTTCGAAAGATTTTACTCATTAATATCCTTCTTCTGTGCCAAAGAGCAGTATACATTTGATCTTCATTTTGAAGCAGAGATTGGGTGCCATCATGTAAGTAGTACGTATCATCACTTGTACCCATAGACCGCAAAACCCTTCCACTACGAGTAGTGCACTGATAATTTTGACTTTTGATTGCACTTAACATACTTCGTAGTAACTTCAGGTCTCCAGTTGCATTATCATTAAGAACATAATCATCACAAAGGTAACAAAAAACATACATCTCATTCACCTCCAATGCAACAGGATGACTGCTTTCTTGAAAGTGCTTGAGTGCATGTTCTTCAATGTATCTTCCACAGGCAACATGAGAACAGCTAAGGCAAGCCCAGATCGACTCAGTTGTATTGCAGTCCACACAATGCCACTTCTGAGGGTTGAGGATGGAATGGTCTTGAGCAAGCCGCAACTGCCCAATGTGTTTGCACTTATCcattgttaacatttatttagtctAGCTGAGAAACACATAATCCAAACAAGTCTCTGTTCACGATACCTGAAGCATCTGAAAACTAAGCAGAACAacaccatttttttaataaaagaagccaatatttttaataaggtaTTTTACcgagaattattttattttttaagatttgatttgttgttcattattcatttgagagatagagaagggggcacctgggtggttcagtctgttaagcgtttgctttcagctcaggtcatgatcctggggtcctgggatggagtttcTCATAGagctcccgctcagcagggagtctgcttctccctctgcccctccctgcacatCGTTTGTgtgcgcgtgcgctctctctctctcttttgcaaaaataaacaaaatcttttttaaaagagacagggagagagagcacaagcggaggggagaggcagagggagagggagaagcagaccccccactgagcaagggggcctgatcccaggacctggagatcataactagagccaaaggcagaggcttaatcaactgagccacccaggtgcccttcaagaataattttataaatttgcttcctttccttctgatttctGGGCTGCCTGTCATAATACCATAGGCAGTTCTCACCTTCTCCTTGCTCTGGAGATCTCTCATCTCTCATCTGCCTTGCTCTGAAAGAACACACGCTTCactttactttatttaaaaactttaacttttaaaattttctgtcacCATCTGCTGGTAAAGAATGGGTAATGACCCCTTTTCAATAAACTAGAATAAGATCCATCCTTTTACCCAACAGTCGAGGGcagtttataaaaatacattccGTTTCTTAAAAATTGGGGCTGGCAAGACTCAAATAGATCTCACAAATATCTACATTACTTAGAGGTAAGAATTCTACCTCTGCTACATACTGTTTGTACGTCTGATTTGAGCAAATATTCTACCTTCTCTAAAACTCTTCTGTAAAACGGGAAAAAATCATACCAACTTCAATGAAGAACTGagataacataaaatatttgtctaaCACATAGTAATCACGCAATATATGGTAGCTGTAATGGTAGCTATAGTGAACAAGTCTTaatagtctattttatttatttaaatcacaatattttacttaattaccattttttttacagattttatttatttatttatttatttgaccgagagagagagagagagagagagagagagaagaagaagaagaagaaggaggaggaggaggaggaggaggaggagagccaagcagggagcccgatgcaaggctcgatccctggaccccaggatcatgacctgaccaaaggcagtcgctttaacctactgaaccacccagacaccacttaattaccattttaaatttagttttccaCTAGTAAATCAATAATGACCTTCAATTCATGGCTCTATAATATACTTTGAATTTTATAGACTTGACAGTTTACCtaagggagggagaaagatagAAGAAGGGAATGCTTTTGTGTTTGAATAGCCTCTCAGGAATGTGCAAGGATAAGTAAGCAAcgagaaaaaaggaagaatatgaaCTGGATGGCAATATAATGAACTTTTACATTCTGGTGGGCCTATACACTATCTGAAATTATAAGcttattctaaaaacaaaaacaaaaccccaccccaacaaaacaaaataaacaaatcttcagctcaggtcatgatccctgggtcctgagattgagccccctgtcaggctccttgctcagaggggagtctggttctccttctccctctgcccctccccccaactcatgctcatgtgtgcacatactctctctccctcaaaaaaacaaaatcttttaaaaaaaccaaatattttcttcattgatttaaCAAAAATCGAACACAAATTTCAGGTCACAAGTGGGGACCTAGTTACAAAACACTCAGAACATTTTATGTACCATGACtgatgctttaaattttttaaggcaACAAGACAATATGAATTTCAATGGGACTTGCAGGTGCCACCTCCGAGGCCCTAAGAAAGCTGCAAAGGTGAAGCTCATTTTTGGTTCTTTCCCACCTCTTTTTTTGTGCAATCTCCTAGCAATCAGAGAGCCCCTCTCTGTCCACTTCTTAACTTTTTCAGATATAGGGTGTATCCTGAATATGGACTTAAGGCTGACCAGTTTTAACCctcacatgtgcacacatttCAAGCACACGTTTTAAATTGACTTCTCTTCCTCCAAAATTTCCTGAGGTCCAAAATCTGttcaaatacagtattttattagaAATGCTAATATTCAACAATAGTTGCTAATGGCAAAATTAAGACATCAGTGATTGATATGCTCCATTATCCTAAATCCTTCAGGTACTGAAGCTAAATATCTCATTCttgcctcctctttctctctcctcacctcAATCCTTCAGGAAAAATGGTTggctttatcttcaaaatatatctagaacctggggtgcctgggtggctcggtcgttaggcgtccaccttcggctcagggcgtgatcctggcgttctgggatcgagccccacatcaggctcctcagctgggagcctgcttcttcctctcccactccccctgcttgtgttccctctctcgctggctgtctctctctctgtcaaataaataaataaaatcttttacaaaaaatatctatctatctagaacCTGACTACGTATTACCACCCCTGTTCTCACCCTGGTCCAAGCCCAATCAAGTCTCACCGGGATTACTGCAATAAGGATCCTTAAATGGTCTCCCTGCTTTGATTCTTGCTGCTACCAAAAGTTTACACAGCAACAACACACTGCCTTTAAACACAGACCACCAAGGCCCAGAACTGACATTTTAGAGGGTCCCATTTTTTGGAGTCAGCAGAGTCAAAGGGATGTGGTCACCTGGAGCCTGTACACATCCCCAACTCCCCTTTTGGACCCATTCACCAGTACCTGGGACCTCAAAAATTCCCTATCCCAATCATCACCAGGCCTGCTTTCAGGGCCTACAGGCAATAAAAAGCCACTGACAAATTCTGTAGAGAAGAATGACATGATCAGATGCATAGATTACAGATGGATCTGAAATGGCAGATCTAGAGAAAGGATGAGTGACTATAAGATATTATTACTCCAGATAttataaggaaattaaagttGTAGCAGTGTTACAGCAAAGATGGAAGCAGAGGTAGATTAGTGTTTAGCAAACATTGGCTGAAAGAACTGATTCAATATGCAGATTAAGAGAAAAATCTAGGACTCTCTTctatctacttttatttattttcttaaagattttatttatttgagagtaagaatgagaaagcagagagccaacctggggctcaacggggaagggcttgatcccaggaccctgagatcatgacctaagcagagggcacttaaccgactgagccacccagatgccctatctacttttattttaaaaagatcattaaaaaaaaaaaaaggatcatataAAGAATACAAAGACAATTTAGTTAAACATTCATTTCTGGCAAGTCAGATAATAATTATTAGTTCAGCTTCTTGAGATGAAGAGGGAAATGCCGTTTATTTGCACTCAAGGGAAATAATttcattctaaaatgtatgtGAGAAAGAGTTTGAGAGAGTCAGCGAgaacaagagcaggggggagggacagagggagagggagaagcagactccccactgagcagggactcccaacgtggggctccatctcaggaccccaagatcatgaccagagctgaaggcaggcacttaaccaactaagccacccaggcgtccctcctgcTAAAATTTTAGAGGTGGTATTTGTTAACACTTTGCACAACATTCAGaagactcaaaagaaaaaaaaaaaaaaacctagaaagcATATATATAGTTAcccatattttcaaatatctaaaaattacGAGCGTATTATTTGTGTAAGTTTTAAGTAGGAATATATACATACTAGTGTATAATTTAGCTATGTATGTGCTAAATATAGCCTCTATACCCTTTCTCTATATTCTGCAAATACGTTCCCAGTTATCactaaaaaaatctatttagatGATTGGAAGGTCCTCACCGCCCTTCAACAGGAAGTGGCCTATAATGAAACAGCATAATTCCGTTCAATGAAAAGGGTGAAATGTTGATCAGATGCCGTCCCTCGGTGGAAGCAATATAGCAGTGGAGAGGTATCACAACAAAATGGCTAGAAGCACACTCTGGAATCCAAAAGCCTGAGTTTAACACTTGGCTGTATTTACTATGTGACCTAGACAAATTATTTATGCTCCACTCACTTCAggtttcttatctttaaaaaacaatggtAAGAAAACTAATACGGTTGTTGAGGGAATTAGAgaaacatatttataaagcacCTAGAATAAACCCTGACAATTATGTGGCTCTCAGTACATATTAGCTGACAACACTACTACTACTACAAATACTAATTTCCTTCTAGTGTATCACTTTTAGCCAGGGATTCATTCTTCTCAGCCGCATGTGTGCTAAACCCAACTAAGGTGCTGGCTGATAATTAAGATGTTAGCTGGGAACTAAGGTCTGACCTCTCTCagggtatttgcattttaaaagatccctcaaagataaaatctttttaaaaaaatccaaagtagCGAAACCAGGGTTTCCTgcctagctcagttggtagagcttgagactcttgatctcagggttgtgagttcgagtggcatgttgggtgtggagattacttaaaaataaatttttaaaaacaaaaacaaaaaatccacaaAGAAGTGAAACAAGAATGGTGGAATGACAGATCAGGAGATTAATATTTTAGAGCAGGGGGCCTACTTACCCTGTCTACTTATAAAAGAAACCAGGAGAGGGCAGACAACCAAGAGAACGGCAGGGAAAGTAAGCAAGAGCTAGCAAAGGTTGCTGCCACCTGAGATTTCTAGTTTGCTCCGCTGCCTAGAGCCAAAGCTCACAGACTCTTACTAAGGTAACCCCAAAGGGGCCTCATCACACAAAGATCTAAAagcttggaagaaagaaaagaaaagaaaagaaaagaaaagaaaagaaaagaaaagaaaagaaaagaaaagaaaagaaaaaaggggccGATGGGAGTATTTTCTTGACACTTCCTATTTTCCTCCACCCGGGTTAGGAGCACTTCTTTTCATTTGCTAATCCACTGTGGAGAAGCTATGTACTGATTGTTTAGCTTGCAGGTTGGTTATGTAATTTTTAGCagtatattcattttaaagagagataACTATCTCTGCATCCTCCGTGTAGAATCTGATAAAATATTACATGTGACTATATACATTAGCAACACAAAAACAGTCATGATGTTTTGAACGAAATCTATATATAAGGATTAAAATGATCTATACTGTCATTttctcatacatttaaaaaatgttccacacttaaaattccaattaatatctatgaaatgcttttttaaaaccaagtatgttatttttaaagacagatggatttataaatattctgaaaGCTTTGTCATTCTTCAGCGCTTAAAGACAAGATTTTTAATTGGTTCAAAGAAAACCATTCAAACTATTTAAACTTTTCATGGCCTATAactgggcatttttatttttaaaattccctgaAGCCATCACTTCTCGggcttttggctaagatcaagtgtaaaaTTCCCTGCAGGAAATATCtaaagtttaagaaaataattatatttgacTTATTGAAAGCTGATTATTTTCCATAGGGTTAACATATAATTAAAGCAATTACAGAACTGAAAGCTAAAATGACCAGAAGAGACAACATTTGATCTtattaaatatagtatttttagttaaaaatttacATCATACAAAAAGTCAAATCTCACAGGTAAAATATTTAACTTGTTACAGTTCAACAACACAAAATTGCTTATACTTACCACCCAGTGAAGACtacctgaaattaattttcatttactgaAATTATAGCCCTTCGCAACATATAATCCAGGCTTTAAGCATGGAGTAATATCTTTCTGACATCTATTTCACTAGCTCATCCTATTGGCAGAGTTTTAATGGTCAGATCTAGATAGCTGACCACCAAACCTTTCTGAACCAGTCTCAGGCACACTGCAAACTCAGCTGACCTATACATCTTGCCTTCATAGAATTAGTTTCTTTTCCAGTA encodes the following:
- the USP44 gene encoding ubiquitin carboxyl-terminal hydrolase 44, whose protein sequence is MLTMDKCKHIGQLRLAQDHSILNPQKWHCVDCNTTESIWACLSCSHVACGRYIEEHALKHFQESSHPVALEVNEMYVFCYLCDDYVLNDNATGDLKLLRSMLSAIKSQNYQCTTRSGRVLRSMGTSDDTYYLHDGTQSLLQNEDQMYTALWHRRRILMSKIFRTWFEQSPTGRKRQEEQFQEKIAKREVKKRRQELEYQVKAELETIHPRKSLRLQGLAQSTTVEIVPVQVPLQTPASPAKDKVVSTSEDVRLKKASDSSGKRRPIVTPGVTGLRNLGNTCYMNSVLQVLSHLLIFRQCFLKLDLNQWLAVTASDKTRSPYKHPSITDTVYQMNECQETDTGSAPSRHPSLSLGLSGGASKSRKMELIQPREPSSQYISLCHELHTLFQVMWSGKWALVSPFAMLHSVWRLIPAFRGYAQQDAQEFLCELLDKIQHELETTGTRLPALIPTSQRKLIKQVLNVVNNIFHGQLLSQVTCLACDNKSNTIEPFWDLSLEFPERYQCNGKDIASQPCRVTEMLAKFTETEALEGKIYVCDHCNSKRRRFSSKSVVLTEAQKQLMICHLPQVLRLHLKRFRWSGRNNREKIGVHVGFEEILNMEPYCCRESLKSLRPECFIYDLSAVVMHHGKGFGSGHYTAYCYNSEGGFWVHCNDSKLSMCTMDEVCKAQAYILFYTQRVTENGHSKLLPPELLSGSQHPNEEADTSSNEILS